A window from Micromonospora profundi encodes these proteins:
- a CDS encoding SDR family NAD(P)-dependent oxidoreductase yields MTPDPTTVERRALVTGATAGIGAAFARRLAADGWHLVLVARDAGRLTELAAELGSPQGREVETLSADLSTDDGCAIVEQRLTTGSPVHLLVNNAGISLNKPFLRSTAEDEARLLRLNVHAVMRLTLAALGPMTKRRDGAVINVSSVAGFGAVMPGSTYSASKAWVTNFSESVGQSTRPFDVRVMALCPGYTRTEFHQRAGIDMSKTPEWMWLRAEDVVDEALRDLRKGKLVSVPAWKYKVAVAGLRHAPRRLLEAVARDTRGRIGRDER; encoded by the coding sequence GTGACGCCCGACCCCACGACCGTTGAGCGACGTGCCCTGGTCACCGGGGCCACCGCTGGCATCGGCGCGGCCTTCGCTCGACGCCTGGCAGCCGACGGTTGGCACCTCGTGCTTGTCGCCCGCGACGCGGGTCGACTGACCGAGCTGGCCGCGGAGTTGGGGTCCCCGCAGGGCCGCGAGGTGGAGACGCTCTCGGCGGACCTGTCCACCGACGACGGCTGTGCCATCGTCGAGCAGCGGCTGACCACCGGAAGCCCCGTGCACCTGCTTGTCAACAACGCCGGCATCAGCCTGAACAAGCCGTTCCTGCGCTCCACTGCGGAGGACGAGGCCCGTCTGCTGCGGCTCAACGTGCACGCGGTCATGCGCTTGACGTTGGCGGCGCTGGGTCCGATGACCAAAAGGCGGGACGGGGCAGTGATAAATGTCTCTTCCGTGGCGGGCTTCGGTGCGGTGATGCCCGGCTCCACATACTCGGCCAGCAAGGCATGGGTGACCAACTTCAGCGAGTCCGTCGGCCAGTCGACGCGCCCGTTCGACGTCCGGGTGATGGCCCTCTGCCCCGGCTACACCCGTACCGAGTTCCATCAACGAGCCGGCATCGACATGTCGAAAACGCCTGAGTGGATGTGGCTGCGGGCCGAGGATGTCGTCGACGAAGCCCTGCGTGACCTGCGGAAAGGCAAGTTGGTAAGCGTTCCGGCGTGGAAATACAAGGTGGCTGTCGCCGGTCTGCGCCACGCGCCGCGTCGGCTCCTGGAGGCGGTCGCCCGGGACACCCGGGGCCGGATCGGCCGCGACGAGCGCTGA
- a CDS encoding DUF4178 domain-containing protein: MDGALAYLVAVVAVLVVVVLVVVVRAATRPGGASPDGRPARGGATDAPRGGRHRLAVGDRVRIGEREYVVNGTIRLVEGDWSWVQYLLDDNSGPARRLSVEGAGGADLELVLWTAEPGATVTPGAPTIDLGGRRYTWAETGQARYTAIGETGLPSAGTMRYHDYQSGSNARLSFEAYGEEGWRVARGDLIDPADLAIRPAGGER; the protein is encoded by the coding sequence GTGGACGGGGCGCTTGCGTACCTGGTAGCGGTGGTGGCCGTACTCGTCGTGGTCGTGCTGGTGGTCGTCGTGCGGGCCGCGACCCGGCCCGGCGGCGCGTCGCCGGACGGTCGGCCGGCGCGCGGCGGGGCCACGGACGCACCGCGTGGCGGCCGGCACCGGCTGGCCGTGGGCGACCGCGTGCGGATCGGCGAGCGGGAGTACGTCGTGAACGGCACCATCCGCCTCGTCGAGGGGGACTGGAGTTGGGTGCAGTACCTCCTCGACGACAACTCGGGCCCCGCGCGGCGGCTCTCCGTGGAGGGTGCCGGCGGCGCCGACCTGGAGCTGGTGCTCTGGACCGCCGAGCCGGGCGCGACCGTCACCCCCGGCGCTCCGACCATCGACCTCGGCGGGCGGCGGTACACCTGGGCCGAGACCGGGCAGGCACGCTACACAGCCATCGGGGAGACCGGCCTGCCGTCGGCCGGGACGATGCGCTACCACGACTACCAGTCCGGTTCGAACGCCCGGCTCTCCTTCGAGGCGTACGGCGAAGAGGGCTGGCGGGTCGCCCGGGGCGACCTGATCGACCCCGCCGACCTGGCGATCCGGCCGGCCGGCGGGGAGCGCTGA
- a CDS encoding polyamine aminopropyltransferase — MSTEAPAAVDGGSEARPRWRFARAAVLLAVFVCAACGLVYELALVALGSYLIGDTVGQASIVLGVMVFAMGVGALAAKPLQSRAAAAFAVIELTLALLGGLSVLGLYAAFAWLDLYGPALVGTAFVLGLLIGAEIPLLMVMLQRIREQAAGSAVADLFAADYVGALLGGLAFPFLLIPVFGQLKGALLVGAVNAVAGLALVCTVFRAELSRRARLVIGAGSVVVALCLGYAWITAADFEVTSRQQLYRDPVVHAERSRYQEIVLTRSVREAGHAKSDLRLFLNGDLQFSSIDEYRYHEALVHPALSGSRGEVLVLGAGDGLAVREILRYPDVRRVTVVDLDPAVVALARTEPQLRALNGGALDDPRVRVLNTDAFGWLRTAAERFDVVVADLPDPDETATAKLYTVEFYTLIRSVLAEQGRLVVQSGSPYFAPRSYWSIEASLREAGFATVPYHVDVPSFGDWGFLLAAPGTVPPVLELPADAPRLRFLDAEVLRSAATFPADRPRLDVPASTLLHPRVLDYARAEWRGY, encoded by the coding sequence CACCGTCGGGCAGGCGTCGATAGTGCTCGGCGTGATGGTCTTCGCGATGGGGGTCGGGGCGCTGGCGGCCAAGCCGTTGCAGTCGCGGGCCGCCGCCGCGTTCGCGGTGATCGAGTTGACCCTCGCCCTGCTCGGTGGCCTGTCCGTGCTCGGCCTCTACGCCGCCTTCGCCTGGCTCGACCTGTACGGTCCCGCGCTCGTCGGCACCGCCTTCGTGCTGGGTCTGCTGATCGGCGCGGAGATCCCGCTGCTCATGGTGATGTTGCAGCGCATCCGTGAGCAGGCCGCCGGCAGTGCGGTGGCTGACCTGTTCGCTGCCGACTACGTGGGCGCGTTGCTCGGCGGGCTCGCCTTCCCGTTCCTGCTGATCCCGGTCTTCGGTCAGCTCAAGGGCGCCCTGCTGGTCGGCGCGGTGAACGCGGTGGCCGGTCTCGCCCTGGTCTGCACCGTGTTCCGGGCGGAGCTGAGCCGCCGGGCCCGGCTCGTCATCGGCGCCGGCTCCGTCGTGGTCGCGCTCTGCCTGGGGTACGCGTGGATCACCGCCGCCGATTTCGAGGTGACCAGCCGGCAGCAGCTCTACCGGGATCCGGTGGTGCACGCCGAACGATCCCGTTACCAGGAGATCGTGCTGACCCGGTCGGTGCGCGAGGCCGGTCATGCCAAGTCCGACCTGCGCCTGTTCCTCAACGGCGACCTCCAGTTCAGTTCGATCGACGAGTACCGCTACCACGAGGCGCTCGTGCATCCGGCGTTGAGCGGGTCGCGCGGTGAGGTGCTGGTCCTCGGTGCCGGTGACGGCCTCGCGGTCCGCGAGATCCTGCGTTACCCGGACGTGCGCCGGGTGACAGTGGTCGACCTCGATCCGGCGGTGGTGGCGTTGGCCCGCACCGAGCCGCAGCTGCGGGCGCTAAACGGCGGCGCGCTCGACGACCCTCGGGTACGGGTGTTGAACACCGACGCCTTCGGCTGGCTGCGTACCGCCGCCGAGCGTTTCGACGTGGTGGTCGCCGACCTGCCCGACCCGGACGAGACGGCGACCGCCAAGCTCTACACGGTCGAGTTCTACACGCTGATCCGGTCGGTGCTCGCCGAGCAGGGGCGGCTCGTGGTGCAGTCCGGCTCGCCGTACTTCGCGCCCCGGTCGTACTGGTCGATCGAGGCGTCGCTGCGGGAGGCCGGCTTCGCCACGGTGCCCTACCACGTGGACGTTCCGTCCTTCGGTGACTGGGGGTTCCTGCTCGCGGCGCCGGGAACCGTCCCGCCGGTGCTGGAGTTGCCGGCCGACGCGCCCCGGCTGCGGTTCCTCGACGCGGAGGTGCTGAGGTCGGCGGCGACCTTCCCCGCCGATCGTCCCCGCCTGGACGTGCCCGCCTCCACGTTGTTGCACCCCAGAGTCCTTGACTACGCCCGAGCCGAGTGGCGCGGCTACTGA